A window from Acropora palmata chromosome 14, jaAcrPala1.3, whole genome shotgun sequence encodes these proteins:
- the LOC141865398 gene encoding ubiquitin-conjugating enzyme E2 U-like, whose translation MHSRAYLLLEKERFKLQKENLPWGIQAKPLNEDDMFTWEASIKGPKDTMWEGGIFKLYLQFNEQYNAQPPKIFFHTIPFHPNVDPTTGQICADFLDDMHSWKEFYSIPYMLLSVQMLLSNPVTENAVNPNAAQIFASSPTSFRQMVLDCVLASKRVEAGLKPYVANDVDLTRSPPTGQVLSNGTVDESIKVPRLGKVSFEDYHAMWSGMATTKPMANVRSPLHAVLSADSNLRAAHFGVPQQELQEEINKQLQEHNAIMYGKFEKSGQNIAELKSNKMQLLRQVYLLKQQQALLSKGSPSQGTVPSSPSPAMTARNLDPREHEVDELLSWTNSLP comes from the exons ATGCATTCCCGGGCATATTTGCTTCTTGAGAAAGAGAGGTTTAAACTCCAAAAGGAAAACCTGCCCTGG GGTATTCAAGCTAAACCTTTAAATGAAGATGACATGTTTACTTGGGAAGCTTCCATTAAAGGTCCAAAGGATACAATGTGGGAAG GAGGGATTTTCAAGTTGTATCTTCAGTTTAATGAACAGTACAATGCTCAGCCACCAAAAATATTCTTTCACACAATACCTTTCCATCCAAATG ttgacCCAACCACTGGCCAAATTTGTGCAGATTTTCTGGATGACATGCATAGCTGGAAGGAATTTTACTCAATTCCCTATATGCTGCTAAGTGTTCAG ATGCTGCTTTCAAATCCTGTCACAGAAAATGCAGTAAATCCAAATGCTGCACAGATCTTTGCATCTTCTCCAACCAGCTTTAGACAAATGGTACTGGACTGTGTTCTAGCGAGTAAAAGGGTGGAAG CTGGTCTCAAACCCTACGTGGCCAATGACGTTGACTTGACCAGGTCTCCTCCGACAGGACAAGTTCTGTCCAATGGAACTGTAGATGAATCAATCAAAGTGCCTCGATTAGGGAAAGTTTCATTTGAAGACTACCACGCTATGTGGAGTGGAATGGCAACAACCAAACCAATGGCGAACGTTCGCAGTCCATTACATGCAGTTCTAAGTGCCGATTCCAATCTGCGAGCGGCTCACTTTGGTGTTCCGCAGCAAGAGTTACAGGAAGAGATTAACAAGCAACTTCAAGAACACAACGCGATTATGTATGGCAAGTTTGAAAAATCGGGGCAAAACATAGCTGAACTCAAGTCGAACAAGATGCAGTTGCTGAGGCAGGTGTATTTactcaaacaacaacaag CTTTGTTAAGCAAGGGCTCACCATCCCAAGGGACCGTTCCGAGTTCCCCCTCGCCAGCCATGACTGCGAGAAACCTGGACCCTCGTGAACACGAAGTTGATGAATTACTTTCTTGGACTAATTCGTTGCCATAG
- the LOC141865401 gene encoding radial spoke head 1 homolog, giving the protein MSSDEESIDDEGMPNLGEYEGDRNEAEERHGKGKAKLPNGDEYEGEYSHGKRHGEGIYKFQGGGKYIGSYVNGVKHGEGTFLYPDGSKYEGYWANDVKQGRGKYTYVNGDTYEGEWADNQRHGQGVYNYAATGSKYEGLWMQGKMEQAGELIHANHRYVGGFAQSQPSGKGKYIFDNGCQLRGNYELVEVLVEPDNEEEETFTVLEPKWRVEELSAID; this is encoded by the exons atgtCCTCGGACGAAGAGAGCATAGACGATGAAGGAATGCCTAATCTTGGCGAGTATGAAGGAGATAGAAATGAAGCTGAAGAGAGACATGGAAAAGGCAAAGCGAAGCTGCCTAATGGCGATGAATACGAAGGCGAATATTCCCATGGAAAGAGACACGGGGAAGGCATTTACAA ATTCCAAGGAGGAGGGAAATATATCGGAAGCTATGTGAACGGAGTGAAGCATGGCGAAGGAACCTTTCTCTACCCTGACGGTTCCAAATACGAAGGGTATTGGGCAAATGATGTTAAACAGGGCCGTGGAAAGTACACCTATGTGAACGGGGACACCTATGAAGGGGAATGGGCCGACAACCAACGACATGGGCAAGGCGTGTATAACTATGCAGCGACTGGTTCGAAATACGAGGGGCTGTGGATGCAGGGAAAGATGGAACAAGCCGGGGAGTTGATTCATGCTAATCACCGGTACGTGGGGGGATTTGCTCAGAGTCAACCCAGTGGGAAAGGGAAGTACATCTTTGATAATGGCTGTCAGCTCCGAGGGAACTATGAGCTTGTTGAAGTTCTCGTGGAGCCAGACAACGAAGAGGAAGAAACATTTACTGTCCTAGAGCCAAAATGGCGGGTAGAGGAACTCTCAGCGATAGACTGA